Proteins found in one Polyangiaceae bacterium genomic segment:
- a CDS encoding succinylglutamate desuccinylase/aspartoacylase family protein yields MVSSAQRSVPTALALVLGLAAAPAAGEEEPREVSRVATGTRWETPVYVVEGIADGPTVMILGGVHGDERAGVGAAEEMRCFNIARGRLVIIPRTNVPALARGTRRAPKTQFSDLNRNFPRHPGDAPRGTLARALWAAIHELQPDYVIDLHEGYDFHRHNKKSVGSSVLYYPSDAGERVARRLVKAVNVTIPERERRFALLRPPVRGSLVRAAQEQLGISSLILETTKNHQPLEVRVNQHLLMTAELLDHLGMLRLKRSGAVSVPMTCSERRALAEVPSPADKPTGDEGQ; encoded by the coding sequence GTGGTGAGTTCTGCTCAGCGCTCTGTTCCGACGGCGCTGGCTTTGGTGCTCGGTCTTGCGGCGGCGCCCGCCGCGGGGGAAGAGGAGCCACGGGAAGTGAGCCGGGTGGCGACGGGCACTCGCTGGGAGACGCCGGTGTACGTCGTGGAAGGCATCGCTGATGGCCCCACGGTGATGATCCTCGGCGGAGTGCACGGGGACGAGCGGGCCGGCGTGGGCGCCGCGGAAGAGATGCGTTGCTTCAACATCGCCCGCGGGCGGCTGGTGATCATCCCGCGCACGAACGTTCCCGCGCTGGCGCGTGGCACGCGGCGCGCACCGAAGACGCAATTCTCGGATCTGAACCGGAACTTCCCGCGGCACCCGGGTGACGCGCCCCGGGGCACCCTGGCACGGGCGCTGTGGGCGGCCATCCACGAGCTCCAGCCGGACTACGTGATCGACCTTCACGAAGGGTACGACTTCCATCGGCACAACAAGAAGAGCGTGGGCAGCTCCGTGCTCTACTATCCGTCGGACGCAGGGGAGCGGGTGGCGCGCCGTTTGGTGAAGGCCGTGAACGTCACGATTCCCGAGCGGGAGCGACGCTTCGCATTGCTCCGACCGCCGGTGCGGGGCAGCTTGGTGCGTGCGGCTCAGGAACAGCTGGGCATCTCCTCGCTGATCCTGGAGACGACGAAGAACCACCAACCGCTCGAGGTGCGGGTGAACCAGCACCTGTTGATGACGGCCGAGCTGCTCGACCACCTGGGCATGTTACGGCTCAAGCGGAGCGGCGCCGTGAGCGTGCCCATGACCTGCAGCGAGCGGCGTGCGCTCGCCGAAGTCCCGTCGCCTGCCGACAAGCCGACAGGCGACGAAGGGCAGTAG
- the rpmG gene encoding 50S ribosomal protein L33 codes for MRDNIRLVSTAGTGYTYYTKKNKRTQTAKMEIKKYDPKVRQHVVFKEAKMPPHSK; via the coding sequence ATGCGAGACAACATCCGCCTCGTGTCGACGGCCGGTACCGGCTACACGTACTACACGAAGAAGAACAAGCGCACCCAGACGGCGAAGATGGAGATCAAGAAGTACGATCCCAAGGTTCGCCAGCACGTGGTCTTCAAAGAAGCCAAGATGCCGCCTCACAGCAAGTGA
- a CDS encoding SDR family oxidoreductase, whose product MGLLEDRVAVITGAGRGIGRAIAELFVAEGAEVVINDVDAEPAEQARAACEARWPGSARVSVGSVADRSYTDQLMRTAIDAYGRLDILVNNAGITRDRMAHKMSDEEWDFVLAVNLTGSFNCIRSAAPYIRDASKQELEERGDVTRVRKVVNFHSTAAIRGNPGQANYTAAKMGNVGLMRTIAQEWGRYRVCVNSVAPGFTETRLTEAKERGGTLGIPEAQRQTTLSRIPFGRFGTPEDVARVVLFFASPLSDYVTGQEINVSGGLQIP is encoded by the coding sequence ATGGGACTTTTGGAGGATCGGGTCGCCGTCATCACCGGGGCTGGGCGGGGTATCGGCCGCGCCATCGCGGAGCTGTTCGTGGCCGAGGGGGCCGAGGTCGTGATCAACGACGTGGACGCGGAGCCGGCGGAGCAGGCCCGGGCCGCCTGCGAGGCGCGTTGGCCGGGCTCCGCTCGGGTGAGCGTCGGTAGTGTCGCCGACCGCAGCTACACCGACCAGCTGATGCGCACGGCCATCGACGCCTACGGCCGCTTGGACATCTTGGTGAACAACGCCGGCATCACCCGCGACCGCATGGCCCACAAGATGAGCGACGAGGAATGGGACTTCGTGCTCGCGGTGAACCTGACCGGCAGCTTCAACTGCATCCGCTCGGCGGCGCCTTACATTCGCGACGCCTCCAAGCAAGAGCTGGAGGAGCGGGGCGACGTGACGCGCGTGCGCAAGGTGGTGAACTTCCACTCCACCGCAGCCATTCGCGGCAACCCCGGACAAGCCAACTACACCGCCGCCAAGATGGGCAACGTGGGCTTGATGCGTACCATCGCGCAGGAGTGGGGCCGCTACCGCGTGTGCGTCAACTCGGTGGCCCCAGGATTCACGGAAACGCGGCTGACGGAGGCCAAAGAACGCGGCGGCACGCTCGGCATTCCGGAAGCACAACGCCAGACGACCTTGTCGCGCATTCCCTTCGGGCGCTTCGGCACCCCGGAGGACGTCGCGCGGGTGGTGCTGTTCTTCGCCTCGCCCCTCAGCGACTACGTCACGGGACAGGAGATCAACGTCTCCGGCGGCCTGCAGATCCCTTAA
- a CDS encoding outer membrane beta-barrel protein gives MGRASIVAFSCVVTVAPWGWAQQPPPPAYGQPAPAEPPPSYQSAQPPPSYQPAPPPPAAEPPPSRHPAELFLLLGFGGAVCDNEKPDSDCPVDGGVAFGLGGAWRFHPHWAVGGELGFWAFNVRDEWRGQLADSATDVKFSSFYLAPMARWYWFDSGTIDPYLQAGIGFGSVQGEAKNASATYTTTAKGLVYLAGIGVEWQLSDLFRLGPQALAYLHVSNEICEDAGNGETCRSPGKNDNGDREGLALPWRIVAVGTFTF, from the coding sequence ATGGGGCGAGCTTCGATCGTGGCGTTCTCGTGTGTGGTAACCGTCGCGCCTTGGGGGTGGGCGCAGCAGCCGCCTCCGCCCGCGTACGGACAGCCGGCGCCCGCAGAGCCGCCTCCGAGCTACCAATCCGCGCAGCCTCCGCCGAGCTACCAGCCGGCGCCCCCTCCGCCGGCGGCCGAGCCGCCGCCCTCGCGCCACCCCGCGGAGCTGTTCTTGCTGCTCGGCTTCGGCGGCGCGGTGTGTGACAACGAGAAGCCCGACAGTGATTGTCCCGTGGATGGCGGTGTGGCCTTCGGTCTCGGCGGCGCGTGGCGTTTTCATCCTCACTGGGCCGTGGGTGGAGAGCTCGGGTTCTGGGCCTTCAACGTGCGGGACGAGTGGCGGGGTCAGCTCGCCGACTCGGCCACCGACGTGAAATTCAGCTCTTTCTATTTGGCGCCAATGGCGCGCTGGTACTGGTTCGACTCCGGCACCATCGATCCGTATCTGCAAGCCGGCATCGGCTTTGGCTCGGTGCAGGGAGAGGCCAAGAACGCCAGCGCGACCTACACCACGACGGCCAAGGGCCTGGTGTACCTCGCCGGCATCGGCGTCGAGTGGCAGCTCTCCGACCTCTTCCGCCTGGGACCGCAGGCGCTGGCCTATCTGCACGTCTCGAACGAGATCTGCGAGGACGCGGGCAACGGCGAGACCTGCCGCAGCCCGGGCAAGAACGACAACGGCGATCGCGAGGGGCTGGCGCTCCCCTGGCGCATCGTGGCGGTGGGCACGTTTACGTTTTAA
- a CDS encoding SMI1/KNR4 family protein: MEAELRKLEAWLAEHRPSYRQALRPGTDDSKLRECEDAFGSALPDSLRALYLWHDGQSAGCLERLDRHGMFQPLDAVVRTAREMNELAETGDLPHESWWRPTWVPFLWSGGGSYLCVDLEGSFDGRRGQILELVGDDFERIIWFPDVEAWLRVLLEGLDGGLLVAREGDVDVEDPEAYESLIARLFPGHPRAVALAPPDDVT, encoded by the coding sequence ATGGAAGCGGAGTTGCGCAAGCTCGAGGCGTGGCTGGCGGAGCATCGACCGAGCTATCGACAGGCGCTGAGACCGGGGACCGACGATTCGAAGCTGCGCGAGTGCGAGGACGCCTTTGGAAGCGCGTTGCCAGACAGCCTGCGGGCGCTGTATCTCTGGCACGACGGGCAATCGGCAGGGTGTCTCGAGCGCCTGGACCGCCATGGCATGTTCCAGCCGCTCGACGCAGTGGTGCGCACCGCCCGTGAGATGAACGAGTTGGCAGAAACGGGAGATCTTCCCCACGAGTCGTGGTGGCGTCCCACCTGGGTTCCGTTTCTGTGGAGCGGTGGAGGCAGCTATCTGTGCGTCGACCTCGAGGGCAGCTTCGACGGCCGTCGGGGGCAGATCCTCGAGCTCGTGGGAGACGACTTCGAACGCATCATCTGGTTCCCCGACGTCGAGGCGTGGCTCCGCGTGTTGCTCGAGGGGCTCGATGGCGGGCTGCTCGTCGCTCGCGAGGGAGACGTAGACGTGGAGGACCCCGAAGCCTACGAATCGCTCATCGCGCGCCTCTTCCCGGGCCATCCGCGCGCAGTGGCGCTCGCGCCGCCGGACGACGTGACGTGA
- a CDS encoding DUF1499 domain-containing protein: MARRVALFLWGLSAVGIALGPSLAVLSWVRPLTGFFLFVAGAGVGVLCLPAGLVAVRRSKGPARRLAWAATAHGAAVLALLALGLAGARGKPRINDITTDPEHPPALVAAAHAPDNAGRDLSYPAGNAELQRAAYPDLKPIDLPLTPKDAAERARQAAERLGWRVVSHSPSSLEATDTSKVFHFVDDIVVRVRPSRDGSVVDVRSKSRDGKGDLGVNAARIRAFRQALESRGG, encoded by the coding sequence ATGGCCCGCCGTGTCGCGCTGTTTTTGTGGGGCCTTTCGGCCGTCGGCATTGCCCTGGGTCCGAGCCTGGCGGTGCTGAGCTGGGTGCGGCCCCTCACGGGGTTCTTCCTGTTCGTCGCCGGGGCTGGCGTCGGGGTCTTGTGTCTACCAGCGGGCCTGGTGGCAGTCCGCAGATCCAAGGGGCCGGCCCGGCGCTTGGCTTGGGCGGCGACGGCGCACGGCGCAGCGGTGTTGGCTTTGCTGGCCCTCGGCTTGGCGGGCGCCCGGGGCAAGCCGCGCATCAACGACATCACCACGGACCCCGAGCACCCGCCCGCCCTGGTGGCCGCGGCTCACGCACCCGACAACGCGGGGCGGGACCTGTCCTACCCGGCAGGCAATGCCGAGCTCCAGCGGGCGGCCTATCCGGATCTGAAGCCCATCGACCTGCCGCTCACTCCAAAAGACGCTGCAGAGCGGGCGCGGCAGGCCGCCGAGCGGTTGGGCTGGCGCGTGGTGTCCCATTCGCCGAGCTCCTTGGAGGCGACGGACACCAGCAAGGTGTTCCACTTCGTCGACGACATCGTGGTGCGGGTGCGCCCGAGTCGCGACGGCAGCGTGGTCGACGTGCGCAGCAAGTCCCGGGACGGCAAGGGCGACCTCGGTGTGAACGCCGCGCGCATCCGCGCGTTCCGACAGGCCCTCGAGAGCCGCGGAGGCTGA
- the rpmH gene encoding 50S ribosomal protein L34: MKRTYQPHNTSRLRTHGFRKRMETRGGRNVLKNRRRKGRWRLAVSAYKK, from the coding sequence ATGAAGCGTACCTATCAGCCGCACAATACCAGCCGCCTTCGCACCCACGGTTTCCGCAAGCGGATGGAGACCCGGGGCGGCCGCAACGTGCTGAAGAACCGCCGGCGCAAGGGTCGCTGGCGTCTCGCCGTCTCCGCCTACAAGAAGTAG
- the rnpA gene encoding ribonuclease P protein component: MAEARPVGRFPSQKRVRKRAEFQLIQSRARRVSTTHFVLLIHAREAGQSARLGITVSRRVGNAVVRNRVKRLLREAFRATEELWSPDVDVVVIAKKFTPELSLDGVVGQFRRASGAIRARTAEARKDRDRGQSEVATRGQKKQTRPV, translated from the coding sequence GTGGCGGAGGCCCGCCCCGTCGGGCGTTTTCCGAGCCAGAAACGCGTCCGCAAGCGCGCGGAGTTTCAGCTGATTCAGTCGCGCGCGCGTCGGGTTTCCACCACGCATTTCGTGCTTTTGATCCACGCTCGAGAGGCGGGTCAGAGCGCACGCTTGGGCATCACCGTGTCCCGTAGGGTGGGCAACGCCGTGGTCCGCAATCGCGTCAAGCGGCTCCTTCGTGAGGCCTTCCGGGCCACGGAGGAGCTCTGGAGCCCCGACGTGGATGTGGTGGTGATCGCGAAAAAATTCACGCCGGAGCTGAGTCTGGACGGCGTCGTCGGGCAGTTCCGCCGGGCCAGCGGCGCGATCCGCGCCCGCACGGCGGAGGCGCGAAAAGACCGCGATCGAGGCCAGTCCGAGGTGGCCACCCGAGGCCAAAAGAAGCAAACTCGGCCGGTCTGA
- the yidD gene encoding membrane protein insertion efficiency factor YidD, translating to MLAKILIFLIRIYQWTLSPLLGPVCRFEPSCSRYTVRCLELHGAFKGSWLGIRRLARCHPFNPGGYDPPPLPHGHPEAEPEGSPAEQPRDARSTEAV from the coding sequence ATGCTGGCCAAGATCCTCATCTTTCTCATCCGGATCTACCAGTGGACCCTGTCGCCACTGTTGGGCCCCGTGTGCCGGTTCGAGCCCTCCTGCTCCCGCTATACGGTCCGCTGTCTGGAGCTGCACGGCGCCTTCAAGGGCAGCTGGCTCGGTATCCGACGCTTGGCACGTTGCCATCCGTTCAATCCTGGTGGATACGATCCGCCCCCCCTGCCCCACGGCCACCCTGAAGCGGAGCCCGAGGGGTCCCCCGCCGAGCAGCCGCGGGATGCGCGCTCGACCGAAGCGGTCTGA
- the yidC gene encoding membrane protein insertase YidC, producing the protein MERSGLTRWLLLGLIVFAAITFLPKMFGGGGTTDKQPLKAESTLVPVHRSPERMCDIWGERFRAQIGSHGASIAHFELTTAKYQHDGEPIDLSTTPDLELRRQLRFHWRNEAVKPKDGWQLDYDGVDYQLVKSDGKSCTFVYKNDKVKLTKVVKATGRPYELDAEATIENLSDKKLTHALTVETDEWRTDAEVKGHMFRVSPFVTHVECIPSDGGKAKRLRKEDFEPDDFEGEAFTGPLNPGDWYQAPFKGGYGAVSNAYFSHAIVPLASAKAGEPVCQLQIEQRWDVSQYESEKKDPNAGAVYRARLAYEPVTLSKGETASYSVLTYVGPKERDVLAAAGGGKHDLSELIDLGFFSAIAKILVAFLLKVHSVIPNWGIAIILLTVTARTLLFPLSVPSIKSMIKMRELKPELDALNEKYKDDPQGKGVAQMELWRKHNVNPLKGCLPQLASMPVWFALYTTLQTAVELYNIPFLWFPDLSQADPYYVLPFVIGGTSFLQQKLMPMQADAAQQKMMMYFMPAMFTVFMLFLPSGLGVYMFTNGVLGIVQQQIVERYVKRTSNTPGSGSKAEAKDESTEEVGDKKKKKGKARSGDEDMESRPLFGKGKA; encoded by the coding sequence ATGGAAAGAAGCGGACTGACCCGGTGGCTCCTGTTGGGGCTCATCGTCTTCGCGGCCATCACCTTCCTGCCCAAGATGTTTGGCGGGGGTGGCACGACCGACAAGCAGCCTCTCAAGGCGGAGAGCACCCTCGTTCCCGTCCATCGCAGTCCGGAGCGGATGTGCGACATCTGGGGAGAGCGCTTTCGCGCGCAGATCGGCTCTCACGGCGCATCCATTGCCCACTTCGAGCTGACCACCGCGAAGTACCAACACGACGGCGAGCCGATCGACCTCTCGACCACGCCGGATCTGGAGCTGCGCCGCCAGCTCCGCTTCCACTGGCGCAACGAGGCCGTGAAGCCGAAAGACGGCTGGCAGCTCGACTACGACGGCGTCGACTACCAGCTGGTGAAGTCCGACGGCAAGAGCTGCACGTTCGTCTACAAGAACGACAAGGTAAAGCTCACCAAGGTGGTCAAGGCCACTGGGCGTCCCTACGAGCTGGACGCCGAAGCGACCATCGAAAACCTCTCGGACAAGAAGCTCACCCACGCCCTCACGGTGGAGACCGACGAGTGGCGCACCGACGCGGAAGTGAAGGGGCACATGTTCCGCGTCAGCCCCTTCGTCACCCACGTGGAGTGCATCCCGTCGGACGGCGGCAAGGCCAAGCGGCTGCGCAAGGAAGACTTCGAGCCGGACGACTTCGAAGGCGAGGCCTTCACCGGCCCGCTGAACCCCGGGGACTGGTATCAGGCGCCTTTCAAGGGCGGTTATGGCGCGGTTTCCAACGCCTATTTCTCCCACGCCATCGTGCCTCTCGCCTCCGCCAAGGCGGGTGAGCCGGTGTGCCAGCTGCAGATCGAGCAGCGCTGGGACGTCTCCCAGTACGAGTCGGAGAAGAAGGACCCGAACGCCGGCGCCGTGTACCGCGCGCGCCTGGCCTACGAGCCCGTGACGCTTTCCAAGGGTGAGACCGCGAGCTACTCCGTGCTCACCTACGTGGGCCCCAAGGAGCGGGACGTGCTGGCCGCCGCCGGGGGGGGCAAGCACGACCTCTCCGAGCTCATCGATCTGGGGTTCTTCTCCGCCATCGCCAAGATCCTGGTGGCGTTCCTGCTCAAGGTGCACAGCGTGATCCCCAACTGGGGCATCGCCATCATCTTGCTGACGGTGACGGCGCGCACGCTCTTGTTTCCGCTCAGCGTTCCCAGCATCAAGAGCATGATCAAGATGCGGGAGCTCAAGCCCGAGCTCGACGCGCTGAACGAGAAGTACAAGGACGACCCTCAAGGCAAGGGCGTCGCTCAGATGGAGCTGTGGCGGAAGCACAACGTCAATCCGCTCAAGGGTTGCCTGCCTCAGCTCGCCAGCATGCCGGTGTGGTTCGCGCTGTACACCACGCTGCAGACGGCGGTGGAGCTGTACAACATCCCGTTCTTGTGGTTCCCGGATCTGTCCCAGGCCGACCCGTACTACGTGCTGCCCTTCGTCATCGGCGGCACCTCCTTCTTGCAGCAGAAGCTGATGCCCATGCAGGCAGACGCCGCGCAGCAGAAGATGATGATGTACTTCATGCCGGCCATGTTCACGGTGTTCATGCTGTTTTTGCCCTCGGGTTTGGGCGTCTACATGTTCACCAACGGCGTGCTGGGCATCGTGCAGCAGCAGATCGTGGAGCGCTACGTGAAGCGCACCAGCAACACGCCGGGCTCCGGGAGCAAGGCGGAAGCAAAAGACGAATCGACCGAAGAGGTCGGCGACAAGAAGAAGAAGAAGGGGAAAGCCCGAAGCGGGGACGAAGACATGGAGAGTCGCCCACTATTCGGTAAAGGAAAGGCATGA